DNA from Cottoperca gobio chromosome 4, fCotGob3.1, whole genome shotgun sequence:
tttctttccagGATAATTGTCTCACTGTTCCCAACTCTGGTCAAGAAGATGCTGACGGTGATGGAATTGGAGACGCCTGTGATGAGGACGCAGATGGGGATGGGATCCTCAACATGCAGGTTCATGAATAAAGACAGTGATGGGATAtgtaaatgatttaaaacacacaagccTGCgtacatctttgtttttgcactTCTTTACAGGATAACTGCGTGTTGGTGCCTAACGTTAACCAGAGGAACATTGATGAGGACGACTTCGGTGACGCCTGCGACAACTGCCGCGCCGTCAAAAACAACGACCAAAAAGACACAGATGTGGACAAATACGGTGACGAGTGTGATGAAGACATTGATGGGGATGGTTAGTAGTCTATATATTTGTTGCATACGGATTTATTGATACATTAAGTATAGATGTTTTGAGTTATGAATGATTTAACGCTTCGAATTCACCGTACTACACTAATATAAGAGAGGCCTGtaattgtttatttctttgACACATACACTACATACTGCTACATTAAGGCTATATACCAGAAATCAGAAAAAAGAGCTTTAACAGTGTTCTAAGTTGAGGAAAGTAGAGTACGAAAAGTTACTTGAATACTCACTGCTTCCCACTCCTAATCTCAGGAATCCTCAATCAACTGGATAACTGTAAAAGTGTTCCCAACGCTGACCAGAAAGATCGTGATGGAGACAAAGTGGGAGACGCCTGCGACAGCTGTCCTTATATCCCTAACCCTGACCAGGTCAGAAATGTCTTTCTGGTGTTGTAAACTGGTTCTGCAAGCACAAAATGTCTGAATCAAGAATATGTTTTTTAGTCTGGTGAGTTAACCCTCTATGGTACCTTGTTGCCTCTAAGCAACATACCCATTTTTGgccttttacattcacacaatACATCCCCAGGTATAATACAATACTTTTAATAAGAAGCAGGACCATAAGGAACCAATTGCAGTGTTTAAATTTGTCACATGAGTCTCTGGGGGCCATGCTGAAGACTTTTTTTGCAGTCTGTTGCACAAGGATCAGCTCAGCCATTTCTCTGCACAAAAATGGTCTGAAAACGTAATTTCCTGCCCTTTTtcaatctgtaaaaaaaatatattcacaaTAATAGATGAGTAAAGCTTAATTTCTAATAgtttaatgtactttatttgctAATTAAGTAATGGAAACTTgctaaaatgcaaatgttgcaaTGCAAACAGCGTACCGTTAAGGTAAATTGGATAAATGCTGGATTTAACTGCAGTGAACGCGTGGCTCCTGTACCGCAGGGACTGCAAGACTTTGGCATCCCGAAGAAAAAAGTGTACAGCTTGCTGAAATTCAAAGCTGAAGTTGCAAGTTGCCTTTGCAACGAGAGGAAAGTCTTGAAGAAGAGGGTTGAACATCACAGCATGTTGAGACCTGGATAAGAAGAAGGGCAGAGCCCCTGCCTCTGTGGGTGGGGTAAAGGGCATAGGGAAAGTGCAGTGTTCAAAGTGAGTCACTTATCTATACTTCACTGCTGAGAAGAACAGCTTCATGAATTTCCATAACCAGTGATATAGTGAGATAGTTAGATAAAATATGCTTAAACCATCGACCCATTCATTCAAATGGGTGGTTCCACAATGGTACAATGCTGCCTGCAGGCAACATTCAGACCTGTAATCTTGTtctaatattaaaaataactattttcatattttaagtggCATGCATTTTAATCTGTTGAGGCTATTtagtattttccatgtgtttttaaataaatgttgttcaaATTTGAAACAATAACACTCTTTTTTCATCACTTACCATTATGATACGGTGTTGCCTCAAGGCAACGTACCCCAAAAAAGACCCCcccaaatgttatttattggaAATTTCTTTAGATTATGTCTATTTGGTCTAttttatgacaaaaaaaacactccaaacTTTTTTTTCCAAACTGGCATCACCATGCGTACCATAGAGGGTTAAAGTACATACAGGTTTAACTCTTCAGACAGAATACAGAAAAATGATTACGAGACAAATAGGATACGTAAAAGTAAAGGAAAGTTGTGGTGGTTCAGCAAAAACTTCAACAAAGAGGAATTAAAGCCCTTAAAAACGTCAAAGTCAAAGCATTTAAACATCAAACAATCTAACATTTATGGCTTGATGCTCAACAATCAAAGTTAAAATGTGAAAGTTTGCGTTTAACAgtcataacattaaataatctgctTCATCTGGACAGTGTGGGTGTGCTTTTATCAGATTTAGTAACAACTTCAGATTTTGATTCAgattttgcaaaaaaaagaccaaaacacagATAAAGAAATGTCTGACGTAACTTTGGCAGAATAATAAAGTTTGCGGTCgttatatttaataactttGTCATTTTCATGTGATAAATAGAGTTTTTAGTTAACACTGACCAATGACTGCACAAAATGCTTGACAAACAACTTAACAGCAGCAATAAATCTTTACTGactttttagtttagtttcaaaCTAACAATaattcatctcatctctctcagaCGGATGTGGACAACGACTTGATTGGAGACCCCTGTGACACCAACAAGGACAGGTACTGTGTGACCTCATCAATCACatcccatttatttatttacaaagatCTGTGTAACGGGTGTACTGGACACCAAAATCTGCACGTGCCAGTAAAAGTCTCTCTTGTCCAGTGACGGCGACGGGCACCAAGACTCCCGGGACAACTGTCCGGCCTTCATCAACAGCTCCCAGCTGGACACCGACAAGGACGGCATTGGGGACGAGTGTGATGATGACGACGATAATGACGGCATCCCAGACCTGCTGCCACCTGGTCCGGATAACTGCCGTCTGATCCCCAACCCCCTGCAGGAGGACACTAACGGTGGCTAATGCCCCTGACAACATGTAGTAAATtacatataaagaaaatgttttgttctgaaGACAGTCTTTATATTTATCTTCTCAGGCGATGGTGTGGGCAACATATGCGAGAAGGATTTCGACAACGACACTATCATCGACACCATCGACGTTTGCCCAGAAAACGCTGAGGTCACCCTCACCGACTTCAGGGAGTACCAGACCGTCGTTTTGGATCCGGAGGGCGACGCACAGATCGACCCCAACTGGGTGGTGCTGAACCAGGTGAAGTAACTTGTTcgttcctgttttgtttttgtgttcttaGTGTCTTAAAACCGTGCAACATCTTCTTGgtccaattacatttttatcttgaatgtttttgtctgtgcaGGGACGAGAGATTGTCCAGACTATGAACAGTGATCCTGGGTTGGCTGTTGGTAAGAGCATTATATCTGCTATTTAAAGGAATTGTTCAACATTTCGGGAAATTGGGATTAACTCTTGCTGAGAATTACATGAGAAAATCAATGAAATCCAAAAAGTACTTGGATCACAGATTATATTAGCAACTTTTCAACCAACTGCAGGTCTTCAACTGCAGATGAATAAGTGTATTGCTAAACATGTCAGACTATTTGAAATGTCTCTACCAGGTTACACGGCTTTCAGCGGTGTGGACTTTGAAGGGACGTTTCATGTAAACACGGTAACGGACGACGACTACGCAGGATTTATCTTCGGGTACCAGGACAGCTCCAGTTTCTACGTGGTGATGTGGAAGCAGGTGGAACAAATCTACTGGCAGGCAAACCCGTTCAGAGCCGTGGCAGAACCAGGCATCCAACTGAAGGTAGTGTTCCTTTCTCCCGCAGAGAAAGGTTTCAGAAATTAAACTTTTTAGCAGTTTAGTTATAAGAACTACCATTACCACTTTCTGATAAGGCTCCATTTTTGTATGGTTTATAAGCTGTAATTGATGCCTATAATAATGGCTAATGAATCCTTTATTAATGATCTGATTAGAGATCCGTTAATCTATTAATAAGAAcctttgggttgccaggttgtggaAAAGTTTTTCATCAGTCATTAAAGATCTGTCCAGAGACTCAGACTGCTTCTCCTTTGTGGTTTTGAAAAGGCTGTCAAGTCAGACACGGGTCCAGGTGAAAACCTGAGGAACGCCCTGTGGCACACCGGCGATACGAGCGATCAGGTCAAACTTCTGTGGAAAGATGCTCGCAATGTTGGCTGGAAGGACAAAACTTCTTACCGCTGGTTCCTCCAACACCGGCCGGCCGACGGCTACATCAGGTGGATTTCAGATGATATTTCATGATTTGTATGTGCATACAGTTTGGTCCTTGACATGTTTATCCTATaacttagcacaaagactacaAGGTGGGATAAACTGCTCGTCTCTACAAAAGAAATACACTTTCCAGCTGCTTCtaaattgtcttgtttttttttaacaaacttACAAATCATAAATCAATTTGTCGCTGTGCGATGTCgttaccttctctctctctgtgtgcagagTTCGTTTCTACGAGGGTCCTAAGATGGTGGCGGACACAGGCGTCATCATTGACACCACAATGAGAGGAGGTCGACTGGGAGTCTTCTGCTTCTCCCAGGAGAACATCATCTGGGCCAATCTGCGCTATCGCTGCAACGGTGagatacattttcacattctGGGAGAATTTTAATGAagcattaatatttttttcttcacatttttcaACAAATTAATGAGTAAGGGACATGACCTTCAGTTATTCCAAAGCTACATTGTTGTAAATAGCCTAATAGGAAGTTAGAAGAAAAAAGCATGCCTGTGCATTTTACTCACCTGTGAATGGTGTGACCTAGTTTGAACCAAGAAATATCcaaatataaatgcaaaatgaacattttagtGCAAATGCCAAAAGTAATTTTCCTGCTCCATGTTGAGTATTTGTTCTTCGGCTGCTCAAACTGTAAACCAAACAGTGACTTCACCTCCCgttgtttctctctgcagacacTATTCCTGAGGACTTTGACACCTACAGAGCCCAGCAGGTCCGGCTGGCGGCCTGATGACAACGAATGAGCCCAGGGAATTCCAAAGCACAACTGGGATCAGAAATAAACTTTACAAACGTGTTTGAAAGTTTTAACATAAAAACTGATTGACTGTGTTTTAAACTCCTGACAGAAGAGGAAACTCCACAGCAGGAAAAACTCTTCAGCGGCAACATGAATTGTTTCCAATTGTTTAGCTGTTACCAAACAGAAGGTTCTGTCATAAATAATGTTGCTACAAAATATTGTACAATGTATATTAACATTTCAATTTATACTTTTGAAAGAACTTATTTAACTGTAACTGATGAATAAATGTGGATTTTGGTAAATGATGTGCAGTATATcttaaatcaataataatagaGTATTAGCTTATCAGCGATGATGTCAGATAAGTGCAGAGAAATAATCTTCTAAATGTGTCAATTGTTATTGAAATTACcttgaaaataatatattttcatcATGTTAAGCATCTTTAAATATCTAGAAATGACGTATTAATGGTGAAGCCCCATCATAGCTATACTGCAGAAAACGtcaaacatttgattttaagTAACAGACGTGACTTTTTTTCAAACTCAAACAGCTTTTAGTGGAAATCAACATTCTGAACATTTCACAAGCATGCACATATCCAAAATaatcttttacattttgcatttggaAATACAGATTACAAAATAGAAACAATAGCAAAGACAATATACAACAGGATCGAAACAACATGCATGTCCACAGCAAACACGCTGTGATGTTGTAAAATGACATCGtaccgtttttttttttcttaaatcagCATATTGTGCAAATCAAGACCATGTGCAGAGAAAGAATCTGTCTTCCACATTCAATTTAATTGACAATTTTCTTTCATCTCATAGACAAATGGTCACATAAGGAGAATCACATggcaacaaataaataactacAGATCTTTTACTACGACTTACAGGACAACAGTGATATTATGCTATTATCACTAGAAGCTTTAAGTGGAACTTTAACAATGTTTTTCCAGAGCCAGTTGTAGAGTCATTTAGAAAACCCTGTGTtattaaagggacattttattCAGACCTAAAACACCCTGGGAACAAGCAGTGAAGACCGAGCTGCAACGCTTTCTTTTTATCCTTTATAAACACACGACTGCAGTTTGAGCTTTACTCCTCTGCTTCTTCAGTTTGGGACAAGATTTAAGCTTCACTGTGTTttaacacaatgtaaacatcAGCGGTGCGAGCAAGTAATGCAAGTCAATGGTGTCTCAGACTAAAACAAGCAGATAAGTCAAAACTAAATCTAGTTTCGTAAAATGGTCTTCCGTTCAAGAACCTTAAAAGTTTTGCTTtccatatttcagtgtttcGCCTCACTCAGCcaattgtttttgtgaaattAGTCCAAAAGTCTCTAAATGCAAATTCAAGCTCAACATGTGAGAAGGAAACGTTTCACCACCAAGAAAGGATCAGGCAAAGAAATGCAAGTGTGCCGAAGTTTCCTTTactgccttttttttaatttcctaaCTTGAAATAAAGGTGGATTAGCTGCCTGATTTAAACCACAACCTTTACCAGTGTTCGTGTTGCTGTTAGTTTACCTCATTAACAACAAACCTGGGACaattgaaaaaaaggttttgtcaTACTATTTGTTATTTTAGAACTATGAGAAGCTACACCAGGAGGTCCAGACCACTGAGAGTACAATATTAAAACAACTCTTCGGCAGTGCAACAAGCTTCATCCACCAAATATTTAGCAGGTTGGTGTTTTCTGCAGCTGGAAACGTTTGTTATAGAAAGCATGGCGTACTGGAGAAGAGTTGTTTGacatatattcatttttaatgaaatcCCATTCTTCATGTCCAACACATGTGACCTGCACTTTCACGGTGAGACTGTTGCAGCACTGTTCAGTACTCTGGTGGTGGCAGTTTGTGTAGTCGAGATGCAGAGACTGCTTCACATGAGTATTATTGGCGTTGCAACTAACTACTATCTATTGCCACTGTAAGAACCGTGACTCGCTGAAACTGTGGGGTGGAGGGTGGGGGAGAGTAAATGAccaacaaagaaatacattcgGAGTGCCGTTCTGTTCCAACACGAGCGCAAGCTGCACTGGAGTAAGCCCTTTCTAGTTTTGCAACCCCTAAAATCttcacagataaaaaaaaacgaaacaGAACAAGACAAGCCAAAATATAgtttacaaagtaaaatataGAATTCATCTTTTCTTTGACATGAAAATATCTCCGGAGTATTTATCTGGAGTGAAACAGTCAGCTTTCACATCGGGCAGAACAGTCCCTGCTCCAAAGCCAGGAAGTCACAAATAAAGTGCGAAGCAACTAGTGGACTAAacattgcacaaaaaaaaatcaaataagaaatcaaaccataaaaaaacaaacagaataacACTTTACAAAGTCCAAAACCTGACATGATaggcaacaacaacataaaacacactcaGCATAGCTAGATCAACCCCTTTACATAACATGGGATAAGAATCAGCTCACTGTGTCCATCATGTCATGCAGTTGACTGCGTGAAGCAGAAGCTTCAAGTCCGTGTATGCAAACGATCAATGCACGTGCCAATCTACAATCTCGGCGAGAGAGAACCTGCTTCCATTTTTCTCCAGAAAGACAAAGGGGTTGTACTGACGGATAGGAAGGGGGCCTGCAgggtgctttttttttaaataggagAATTGACTGTTTACACTCGTACGCGGTGAGATGCTACAGTAGGAAGAGAGAGGCTGATTcctcagaggaggagaggaggagaggagaaggagtcTGGTCCGACTGACGGGACCAAAAACTCCAAACATAATTTGGCAAACTCTGGCTAAAACTAGGACAGtgtcacaaaaaaaaatacattctcTTATCATTCGTGAAGTAGCATTATACAGAGATGTAGGTAACAGAGTCACAGGAGAAACCCATACATGCATCGCTTTAGACTTTGTGATAGCGTTATGTTACACAAATCAAACCTGCGGAGCTATAGAAGGCCTTCATTTAGAGGTTTTGACTGTCAGTTTAGTCATGCATTTAGTTTCAGCTTTAGCGTATGTACAAGGTCAGTGTGAAAGACTAGTATTCAGCAGGATGACAGGGAGGAAGTGACGGGAGAGCTCAAATCACTGTTTGGGCTCGAACACAATTTGTTTTAGGAATAACACATTTGGAAACATGTAATCTGTACAGAATGAGTtctatacatttgtttt
Protein-coding regions in this window:
- the comp gene encoding cartilage oligomeric matrix protein; the protein is MLWFLLLNCALCTGGHSASGQRDGEIISQIKMTNLALAEIKELLKQQIKEMVFLKNTVMECEACGMAGTQPRPSCVTNPCHPGVKCKETPQGVKCGPCPDGMEGNGTHCTDVDECTVMPCHMGVRCINTSPGFRCGTCPAGYTGPQVQGVGLAYATANKQVCRDINECEGINNGGCVENSVCMNSPGSFRCGSCNTAYVGDQRRGCKPERACGNGQPNPCHASAECTVHREGRLECQCGVGWAGNGYLCGADIDIDGFPDEKLSCLERNCNKDNCLTVPNSGQEDADGDGIGDACDEDADGDGILNMQDNCVLVPNVNQRNIDEDDFGDACDNCRAVKNNDQKDTDVDKYGDECDEDIDGDGILNQLDNCKSVPNADQKDRDGDKVGDACDSCPYIPNPDQTDVDNDLIGDPCDTNKDSDGDGHQDSRDNCPAFINSSQLDTDKDGIGDECDDDDDNDGIPDLLPPGPDNCRLIPNPLQEDTNGDGVGNICEKDFDNDTIIDTIDVCPENAEVTLTDFREYQTVVLDPEGDAQIDPNWVVLNQGREIVQTMNSDPGLAVGYTAFSGVDFEGTFHVNTVTDDDYAGFIFGYQDSSSFYVVMWKQVEQIYWQANPFRAVAEPGIQLKAVKSDTGPGENLRNALWHTGDTSDQVKLLWKDARNVGWKDKTSYRWFLQHRPADGYIRVRFYEGPKMVADTGVIIDTTMRGGRLGVFCFSQENIIWANLRYRCNDTIPEDFDTYRAQQVRLAA